One Novipirellula galeiformis DNA window includes the following coding sequences:
- the mutL gene encoding DNA mismatch repair endonuclease MutL, producing MTAIAKPLPTIRQLPPNLVNKIAAGEVIERPASVVKELLENSVDAGAFRIEVTINGGGTELIRISDDGCGMTNEQLPLAVASHATSKLPDEESLFHVHTLGFRGEALASIGSVSQLTIRSRTVDSDCGSELNVRGGVVESPTPCGCPVGTVMEIRNLFFNTPVRHRFLKTAQTERGHIVEAFTRIALANPQIHFVLTSNDKTLYDLAPTTRWSDRIAEFFGGEIADALIPIESDDSQIRVSGYACDPSVSRGNNRMQYMFLNGRHIRDRSLQHALTEAYRGLLMVGRHPVCFLRMEMPADMVDVNVHPTKLEVRFTDGGRVYGRLLQTLRYQFLKTNMTHRVGPASTPQTSGDISGGGSASNDVVTAGESVLGLPKQIEAEQRQEVIQWARTGEHNPVAASSVQSMPSLSVPGFRPYPSSTPLSAPPTSDWTPAGTANGGDTAMGAVPAAPLDGAPASGESMGGEASELAPWDSAPTASAAEDGNPTVCYLGFQVHNRYLVTQDEKGMVVIDQHALHERVLYERVKDKVLGGSGRLESQRLLVPEPVSLTPSERTAALDSKETLTRIGIDIEDFGGETILIQSYPAMLKRMSPGDMLRTVLESVMSAGKEPDAQDLLNHLLSTIACKAAVKAGDPLTREEITSLLEQRDLYQDTHHCPHGRPTALFFSRDELDRMFGRLGPRGRAKG from the coding sequence ATGACTGCAATAGCCAAACCGCTGCCGACCATTCGCCAATTACCCCCCAATCTTGTCAATAAGATCGCCGCGGGCGAAGTCATCGAACGGCCCGCGTCGGTCGTCAAAGAATTGCTGGAAAACAGCGTCGATGCGGGCGCCTTTCGCATCGAGGTGACGATCAATGGGGGCGGCACCGAGCTGATTCGGATCAGCGACGATGGTTGCGGGATGACCAACGAGCAATTGCCGCTCGCCGTGGCCAGCCACGCGACCAGCAAACTGCCGGACGAGGAATCGTTATTCCACGTGCACACGCTCGGGTTCCGGGGTGAAGCCTTGGCATCGATCGGCAGCGTTTCGCAATTGACCATTCGTAGCCGCACCGTGGATAGCGATTGTGGTTCTGAATTAAATGTGCGTGGCGGTGTGGTGGAATCGCCCACCCCGTGCGGATGCCCGGTCGGCACAGTGATGGAGATTCGCAACCTGTTTTTCAATACGCCGGTACGCCATCGATTTTTGAAAACAGCACAAACCGAGCGAGGCCATATCGTCGAGGCGTTTACACGCATTGCCCTGGCCAATCCCCAAATCCATTTTGTGCTGACATCCAACGACAAGACCCTTTATGACTTGGCGCCAACGACTCGCTGGTCCGACCGAATCGCAGAGTTCTTTGGCGGCGAGATCGCGGATGCGTTGATCCCGATTGAAAGTGATGATTCGCAAATTCGTGTCAGCGGTTATGCGTGCGACCCCTCGGTCAGCCGTGGCAACAATCGCATGCAGTACATGTTCCTCAACGGGCGACATATCCGTGATCGCTCATTGCAACATGCATTGACCGAGGCCTATCGCGGTTTGTTGATGGTCGGGCGACATCCGGTTTGCTTCCTACGAATGGAAATGCCAGCGGACATGGTCGATGTCAACGTGCATCCGACTAAATTGGAAGTCCGTTTCACCGATGGCGGTCGTGTCTACGGTCGATTGCTGCAAACGCTGCGTTATCAATTCTTAAAAACCAACATGACGCATCGCGTCGGCCCCGCGTCAACGCCGCAAACGAGCGGCGACATCAGCGGTGGCGGTAGCGCCAGCAACGACGTGGTGACCGCAGGCGAAAGCGTGCTAGGGCTACCTAAGCAAATCGAAGCCGAACAGCGACAAGAAGTGATCCAGTGGGCGCGAACGGGGGAACACAACCCGGTGGCTGCAAGCTCGGTGCAATCGATGCCCTCGTTGTCCGTGCCTGGGTTCCGTCCCTACCCCAGTTCCACTCCGCTTTCGGCCCCCCCAACAAGCGACTGGACCCCAGCCGGTACCGCCAATGGCGGCGATACGGCGATGGGGGCCGTGCCCGCGGCCCCGCTCGATGGTGCGCCGGCAAGCGGCGAGTCGATGGGCGGCGAAGCGAGCGAACTCGCCCCCTGGGACTCCGCCCCGACAGCGTCTGCGGCCGAAGATGGCAACCCAACGGTTTGTTACCTCGGATTTCAAGTTCACAACCGCTACTTGGTCACTCAAGACGAAAAGGGAATGGTGGTGATCGACCAACACGCGCTCCACGAGCGAGTGTTGTACGAGCGAGTCAAAGACAAAGTGCTCGGCGGCTCCGGTCGCCTTGAATCGCAACGGCTATTGGTTCCCGAGCCGGTGTCGCTGACGCCTTCGGAGCGTACCGCCGCGTTGGACTCGAAAGAAACGCTAACGAGGATCGGAATCGACATCGAGGATTTTGGTGGTGAGACGATCTTGATCCAATCGTACCCCGCGATGCTCAAGCGGATGTCGCCGGGTGATATGTTGCGTACCGTTTTGGAATCGGTGATGTCGGCCGGGAAAGAGCCCGACGCCCAAGATTTGCTGAACCATTTGCTGAGCACGATCGCTTGCAAGGCCGCGGTGAAAGCGGGCGACCCGTTAACGAGAGAGGAGATCACCAGTCTGTTGGAACAGCGAGATTTGTATCAGGACACGCACCATTGTCCTCACGGTCGCCCCACCGCGTTGTTCTTCAGTCGCGACGAACTCGACCGCATGTTCGGTCGACTTGGGCCTCGCGGCCGCGCCAAAGGCTGA
- a CDS encoding response regulator — protein sequence MASILLCEDSPTHTLLMQTLLEEDAHQVHCVEDGRQAIDWLADQLPELVVTDLRMPNMNGVELVRTLISDYPQIPAVVVTARGSEDLAVDALALGAVNFVPKNSLNVLLNLVVRQAVAFSGSDRFSQSFAGQLHSPEFYFKLSNSIESINPVTQIVIQALAASGKLNMTERIRIGFAVASALFNAMCYGNLELSDEDPMIGKAIAGDSASQDELLSLAKSDAFRKRSVHLKVSGGEKDTRISVSHDGQGRLARFSPAPGTPESFEFEQCRGMMLVTSFMDEVIFNSGFSEVVMVKYHDKK from the coding sequence ATGGCTTCGATTCTGCTCTGCGAAGATAGTCCGACTCATACGCTCCTGATGCAAACGCTGCTCGAAGAAGACGCCCATCAAGTGCATTGCGTCGAAGATGGGCGGCAAGCGATCGATTGGCTTGCAGACCAACTCCCCGAGCTTGTCGTCACCGATTTGCGGATGCCCAACATGAACGGGGTGGAGTTGGTTCGCACGCTGATCTCCGATTACCCCCAGATTCCTGCCGTGGTGGTGACCGCGCGAGGCTCGGAGGATTTGGCGGTAGATGCGCTTGCCTTGGGGGCGGTGAATTTTGTCCCCAAAAATTCGCTCAATGTTTTGCTCAACCTCGTGGTGCGACAAGCGGTTGCCTTTTCCGGAAGCGATCGCTTTTCACAGTCCTTTGCAGGACAACTACATTCACCGGAGTTCTATTTCAAACTCAGCAATTCGATTGAGTCGATCAATCCGGTGACTCAAATTGTAATTCAAGCGTTGGCGGCATCGGGTAAATTGAACATGACCGAGCGGATCCGCATCGGATTTGCGGTTGCAAGCGCGTTGTTCAATGCAATGTGTTATGGCAATTTAGAACTTAGCGACGAAGATCCGATGATCGGCAAAGCGATTGCGGGCGACTCGGCGAGTCAAGACGAATTGCTAAGCTTGGCAAAGTCCGATGCGTTTCGCAAACGGAGCGTTCACTTGAAAGTGTCGGGGGGCGAAAAGGACACGCGAATTTCGGTTTCACATGATGGCCAAGGACGTTTGGCGCGTTTCAGTCCTGCCCCGGGAACCCCTGAATCGTTCGAGTTTGAGCAATGTCGCGGGATGATGTTGGTCACCAGCTTCATGGACGAGGTGATATTCAACTCCGGCTTCAGCGAAGTCGTGATGGTGAAGTATCACGACAAAAAATAG
- a CDS encoding aldose 1-epimerase family protein, producing the protein MADIVALRNWDRREQQIDWDSESPLTMNVETRSGEIKTRHGRFVGGASDNVEVVEIDTGVMRVLVLPTRGMSIWKIEAEGIRFGWDSPVSGPVHPSQVPLFDPSGLGWLEGFDELVVRCGLESNGAPEFDESGKLKYPLHGRIGNLAADSLSIEYDEASGRLELIGEIIESRLFFKRLRLKSRLRVHAGTYRVDLLDDVTNELSTPATMQLLYHINVGSPVLKPGAVVEAACEVLAPRDALSASEMDQWNQCGEAESGYQERVYFASLLGDDSSETTTMLRSAEKNRGLAVTFNVAKLPHFIFWKNTGAKTDGYVVGMEPATNFPNTRSFETEQGRVVTIEPADTASFRVSLEVLTDEAAVDKVSKRIKSLGEEQAPLVHSDPQTGWSA; encoded by the coding sequence ATGGCCGACATTGTCGCACTCCGAAATTGGGACCGTCGCGAACAACAAATTGACTGGGACAGCGAATCGCCGCTCACCATGAACGTGGAAACGCGATCCGGCGAAATTAAAACGAGGCACGGCCGATTTGTCGGCGGCGCGTCAGATAATGTCGAAGTGGTGGAAATCGATACGGGCGTGATGCGCGTGCTCGTGCTTCCCACGCGTGGTATGTCGATCTGGAAAATCGAGGCGGAGGGGATCCGTTTTGGCTGGGATTCCCCCGTTTCCGGCCCCGTCCACCCATCGCAGGTGCCCCTGTTTGACCCCAGCGGATTGGGCTGGCTCGAAGGCTTCGATGAATTGGTCGTCCGCTGTGGACTCGAAAGCAACGGAGCTCCTGAATTCGACGAGTCGGGCAAATTGAAGTACCCCTTGCACGGACGGATCGGAAACCTGGCCGCCGACTCGTTGTCGATTGAGTACGACGAGGCATCGGGCCGACTCGAATTGATCGGCGAGATCATTGAGTCGCGTTTGTTCTTCAAACGCCTACGACTCAAAAGCCGGCTGCGCGTGCATGCCGGAACCTACCGCGTGGACTTGCTCGATGATGTCACCAATGAGTTATCGACCCCCGCAACGATGCAACTGCTCTACCACATCAATGTCGGTTCCCCGGTGCTGAAGCCAGGCGCCGTGGTCGAAGCCGCCTGTGAAGTGTTGGCTCCCAGAGACGCTTTGTCGGCAAGCGAAATGGATCAATGGAATCAATGTGGTGAAGCGGAGTCGGGCTATCAAGAGCGAGTCTACTTTGCATCCCTGCTCGGCGACGACTCTAGCGAAACCACCACGATGCTGCGATCGGCGGAAAAGAATCGCGGATTGGCGGTCACCTTCAATGTCGCCAAGCTTCCTCATTTTATCTTCTGGAAGAACACCGGAGCGAAAACCGATGGCTACGTTGTCGGCATGGAACCGGCAACGAACTTTCCGAACACACGCTCGTTTGAAACCGAGCAGGGCCGAGTGGTGACGATCGAGCCAGCCGATACGGCATCGTTCCGCGTCTCGTTGGAAGTGTTGACCGATGAAGCGGCGGTTGACAAAGTGAGCAAGCGGATCAAGAGCCTCGGCGAAGAGCAGGCCCCGCTCGTCCACAGTGACCCTCAAACGGGATGGTCCGCGTGA
- a CDS encoding sugar phosphate isomerase/epimerase family protein, protein MKLHNAMWPGLVGKGTDEGQEPPISLEQMLDLTAAAEVNGQKFDGIDYFLFLPHTNPEASDDEIRRIADLIAGKGLAVGSLVAPIWPGTIGDSAMGDAAQQAKFLSAVKMACRIAGIFNEHGVRQYGVIRIDSAEFGVEKWREDPQANTQKIAGTFKEAAKIAADHGERLAAEGEICWAGMHSWKDMLDLLEAVGMPETLGFQADLAHTYLYLMGYNAPEHALLHEGYSDDEFDAAYTTMTDKLRPWTIDFHVAQNDGNVHGAGSHDKTGKHCPADDPNGKLDIVKCSGYWLKDAEARGIKHICWDGCMFPNATLEDPNTWNTILDTMIKVRDTHCKTQSA, encoded by the coding sequence ATGAAACTTCACAATGCGATGTGGCCAGGGCTTGTTGGCAAAGGTACCGACGAGGGGCAAGAGCCACCGATCAGTCTGGAACAGATGCTCGACCTGACCGCCGCCGCAGAAGTGAATGGACAAAAGTTCGATGGCATCGACTACTTTCTGTTTCTGCCGCACACCAATCCCGAAGCGAGCGATGACGAGATCCGCAGGATCGCCGATCTGATTGCCGGCAAAGGGCTGGCCGTTGGTTCGTTGGTCGCGCCGATTTGGCCTGGCACGATCGGAGATTCGGCGATGGGGGATGCCGCCCAACAAGCGAAGTTCCTTTCCGCGGTGAAAATGGCATGTCGGATCGCGGGCATCTTCAACGAGCATGGCGTTCGCCAATACGGCGTGATTCGTATCGACAGCGCCGAATTTGGGGTCGAGAAGTGGCGTGAGGATCCTCAGGCAAACACTCAAAAGATCGCTGGCACCTTCAAAGAGGCGGCGAAGATCGCGGCCGATCACGGCGAACGTCTCGCCGCGGAAGGCGAAATTTGCTGGGCCGGAATGCACAGCTGGAAAGACATGCTCGATCTGCTCGAAGCGGTCGGGATGCCCGAAACGCTCGGCTTTCAAGCCGACTTGGCCCACACCTATCTGTACTTGATGGGTTACAACGCCCCGGAGCATGCACTGTTGCACGAGGGCTACAGCGACGATGAGTTCGATGCCGCGTATACGACGATGACCGACAAGCTTCGGCCTTGGACGATCGACTTTCACGTCGCCCAGAATGACGGCAATGTTCACGGCGCCGGGTCGCACGACAAAACCGGAAAGCATTGCCCGGCGGATGATCCCAACGGTAAACTGGATATCGTCAAGTGTTCGGGGTATTGGCTCAAAGACGCCGAAGCGCGCGGCATCAAGCACATTTGCTGGGATGGATGCATGTTCCCCAACGCCACGCTGGAGGACCCAAACACCTGGAACACAATTCTTGACACCATGATTAAGGTGCGAGACACCCATTGCAAAACGCAATCGGCTTAA
- a CDS encoding Gfo/Idh/MocA family protein: MKPLNIGMVGYGFMGRTHSNGYSQANHFFPCEYKPVLKAVCARNKDKAQAFADTWGYESVETDWRELLKRDDIDAIDVCTPNNLHKEISIAAAEAGKMVLCEKPLAMNQTDGEAMCQAVEKAGVKNMVWYNYRRVPAVTLAKQLIDEGRLGQIFHYRANFLQDWTINADVPQGGAATWRLDAEAAGSGVTGDLLAHCIDTALWLNGQIKDVSAMTETFVKERMHSETGKKEPVKIDDACSFLCHFDNGSLGLFESTRYARGHKALYTFEINGENASIRWDLHDLHRLEYFDHNDDSIVRGWRSVHVSDGDQPYMGNWWVPGLNIGYEHTFIHQVADFLKSLETGEQMHPSFRDALETQKVCDAVLDSAAQRVWKEV, from the coding sequence ATGAAGCCGCTTAACATTGGCATGGTTGGATATGGGTTCATGGGACGAACTCACTCGAACGGATACTCGCAAGCCAACCACTTTTTCCCATGTGAGTACAAGCCGGTTTTGAAAGCCGTCTGTGCTCGCAACAAGGACAAGGCGCAAGCGTTCGCAGACACTTGGGGTTACGAATCGGTAGAGACCGATTGGCGTGAGCTGCTCAAGCGTGATGACATTGATGCAATCGATGTCTGCACCCCTAACAACTTGCACAAAGAGATTTCGATCGCGGCGGCCGAGGCCGGCAAAATGGTGCTTTGCGAAAAACCACTCGCGATGAACCAAACCGATGGCGAAGCGATGTGCCAAGCGGTCGAAAAGGCCGGCGTCAAGAACATGGTTTGGTACAACTATCGCCGTGTTCCCGCCGTCACGCTCGCCAAGCAATTGATCGATGAAGGTCGCTTGGGCCAAATTTTTCATTACCGTGCAAACTTCTTGCAAGATTGGACGATCAACGCCGACGTGCCTCAGGGTGGCGCAGCGACATGGCGGCTTGATGCCGAAGCGGCCGGTAGCGGCGTGACCGGCGATTTGCTCGCCCACTGTATCGATACCGCCCTGTGGCTGAACGGCCAAATCAAGGATGTCTCGGCCATGACCGAAACGTTTGTCAAAGAGCGGATGCACTCCGAAACCGGCAAGAAAGAACCGGTCAAAATCGATGATGCCTGCAGCTTCCTGTGCCATTTCGATAACGGATCCCTCGGATTGTTCGAGTCGACCCGCTATGCACGCGGCCACAAGGCCCTTTACACGTTTGAAATCAACGGCGAAAACGCCTCGATTCGTTGGGATCTTCACGATCTACATCGGCTCGAGTACTTCGATCACAACGATGACTCGATCGTCCGCGGTTGGCGCAGTGTGCATGTCAGCGACGGCGATCAACCCTACATGGGCAATTGGTGGGTGCCGGGATTGAACATCGGCTACGAACACACCTTCATTCATCAAGTGGCAGATTTCCTCAAGTCGCTTGAAACAGGCGAACAAATGCACCCGAGCTTCCGTGATGCCTTGGAAACTCAAAAGGTCTGCGATGCGGTCTTGGATAGTGCGGCTCAACGCGTTTGGAAGGAAGTTTAA
- a CDS encoding DUF4404 family protein produces the protein MTRDDLLAALQIVHQELEQANDLDDADVSRLRQTMSEIQEVLDKSGEETGSFSDQINESARRFEESHPVLTNTLGRIADMLQQMGI, from the coding sequence ATGACTCGCGACGATTTACTTGCGGCACTGCAAATTGTTCATCAAGAATTGGAGCAAGCCAATGATCTTGATGATGCCGATGTCAGCCGTTTGCGGCAAACGATGTCGGAGATTCAAGAGGTGCTCGATAAGAGCGGAGAGGAAACGGGTTCGTTTAGTGACCAAATCAACGAATCGGCTCGCCGGTTCGAAGAATCGCATCCGGTACTGACCAACACGCTCGGCCGGATCGCCGACATGCTTCAGCAAATGGGGATCTAG
- the fdhD gene encoding formate dehydrogenase accessory sulfurtransferase FdhD: MRSNTPSPLSQPTTQRPSATQHANEHGAREFDVRQVRGAAGEVVSDLIAIEEPLEIRIVIDVDGKKKDRSISITMRTPGSDAKLAVGFLVTEGIVTARDDVVTVRPCRSGSVVRVRLHDRLPVDLQRLQRHFFTSSSCGVCGKASIEAVSVQIQSPLQAAVPQVPAELLGRLPERLREAQTLFDQTGGLHASGLFNCVGQLLGVEEDVGRHNALDKLIGGQWMSDATVFAQSILVVSGRISFELVQKALVVGIPIMVAVGAPSSLAIELAQRHGMTLVGFTKSDRYNVYHDAQRIAAR; the protein is encoded by the coding sequence ATGCGATCGAACACTCCTTCCCCCCTTTCGCAACCGACAACGCAGCGCCCCAGCGCAACGCAACATGCGAATGAACACGGCGCACGGGAATTCGATGTCCGACAAGTGCGCGGAGCAGCGGGGGAGGTTGTCTCGGACCTGATTGCCATTGAAGAGCCGCTGGAGATCCGAATTGTGATCGATGTGGACGGCAAAAAGAAAGATCGTTCGATCTCCATTACGATGCGGACACCGGGATCCGATGCGAAGTTAGCGGTCGGCTTTTTGGTCACCGAGGGAATCGTCACAGCGCGTGACGATGTGGTGACGGTTCGCCCCTGCCGCAGTGGTTCGGTGGTTCGAGTGCGATTGCACGATCGCTTGCCAGTCGATTTACAGCGGCTGCAACGACACTTCTTTACCTCTAGCAGTTGCGGTGTTTGCGGTAAAGCCTCAATCGAAGCAGTGTCGGTCCAGATTCAATCGCCACTGCAAGCCGCAGTCCCGCAAGTACCAGCTGAATTACTCGGGCGATTACCCGAGCGACTGCGCGAGGCTCAGACGCTGTTTGATCAAACCGGAGGGCTGCATGCCAGCGGATTGTTTAATTGCGTGGGCCAGTTGTTAGGAGTTGAAGAAGACGTCGGCCGCCACAATGCGTTGGATAAACTGATCGGCGGTCAATGGATGAGTGACGCCACCGTGTTTGCCCAGTCAATCTTGGTTGTCAGCGGCCGAATCAGTTTCGAGTTAGTGCAAAAGGCGCTCGTCGTTGGCATCCCGATCATGGTCGCGGTGGGAGCGCCTTCGAGCTTGGCAATCGAACTGGCTCAACGACATGGAATGACGCTCGTCGGATTTACCAAGTCAGATCGATACAACGTCTACCACGATGCCCAACGGATCGCGGCTCGTTAA
- a CDS encoding FdhF/YdeP family oxidoreductase, which produces MSIADQTNNVVATAIPTSHGEVWLLPAKSDDDLKLKPVKQKATGVSAVLNSFRYAWGEAGVVRGTLPLLQLNQKLGFDCPGCAWPDSDAKRPTFDFCENGAKAVAHEADSRRLTAEFFRAHSVSELSTHTDFWLEQQGRLTQPMVLRENATHYEPISWSDAYALIAKELNSLESADRAAFYTSGKATNEAAFSYQLFARQFGTNNLPDCSNMCHESSGRALSKMIGIGKGTVKLDDFEKAELVFVVGQNPGTNHPRQLAALQQAKRNGAKIIAVNPLPEAGLMGFMNPQEALGMLGFATELTDLFLQVKINGDIPLFKGIMKQMLEWEEADPGSVIDWDFVNEHAAGLDDLCADLRSADWDTLVTRSGVTRESMRQAADWVRASERIILCWCLGVTQHTNGTQNVCEMLNLLLLRGAIGKPGAGPCCVRGHSNVQGDRTMGVWEQPKDALLDRLQAVFEFDPPRKHGFDSQRAAIALHQGELDVFVSLGGNYLMALPDTRYAAEGLARTRLNVRIGTKLNRADLVAGGQSLILPCLGRSEQDVRPASDGTPANKQFTSTENSMGVIQSSQGKLPAASAELRNEVAIVCEMAAATLGDRANNPWQDWANDYDLIRDGIAAVIDGCENYNEKVRQPGGFYLPNAARERQFNTSTGKANFTINPIPPQTIQPGQFAMTTVRSHDQFNTTIYGNHDRYRGILNARRVVMMNGEDMNERGLRSRDPVAVTSHHDGATRTLQDFQVVEYPIPRQCVAMYFPEANPLIPMNATDASSNCPSFKHTVVTIEKC; this is translated from the coding sequence ATGTCCATCGCAGATCAAACCAACAACGTGGTTGCCACCGCGATCCCGACCAGTCACGGTGAGGTGTGGTTGTTGCCTGCGAAATCAGACGATGATCTCAAACTCAAACCCGTCAAACAGAAAGCGACGGGGGTCTCGGCCGTTTTAAACAGCTTTCGCTATGCCTGGGGCGAGGCTGGCGTGGTGCGAGGGACCTTGCCGCTGTTACAGCTGAACCAAAAATTAGGTTTCGATTGTCCCGGCTGTGCTTGGCCTGACTCGGACGCCAAGCGACCGACATTCGATTTCTGTGAAAACGGTGCCAAAGCCGTTGCCCATGAAGCGGATTCACGTCGACTCACCGCTGAATTCTTTCGCGCGCACAGCGTTAGTGAACTCTCCACACACACCGATTTCTGGCTCGAACAACAGGGACGTTTGACCCAGCCGATGGTGCTGCGAGAGAACGCGACGCACTACGAACCGATCTCGTGGTCCGATGCGTATGCGTTGATCGCCAAGGAATTGAATTCGCTCGAATCTGCCGATCGCGCGGCCTTTTACACCTCGGGCAAAGCGACCAACGAAGCCGCCTTTTCGTACCAGTTGTTTGCTCGTCAGTTTGGCACGAACAACTTACCCGACTGCTCGAACATGTGCCACGAATCGAGTGGTCGAGCGCTATCGAAAATGATTGGAATCGGCAAAGGAACCGTGAAGCTTGACGATTTCGAAAAGGCGGAATTGGTCTTCGTTGTCGGACAAAATCCCGGTACAAACCATCCTCGACAATTAGCGGCGTTGCAACAAGCCAAACGCAATGGAGCCAAAATCATCGCCGTCAACCCGCTGCCCGAAGCTGGCTTGATGGGATTCATGAATCCACAGGAAGCACTGGGCATGCTGGGGTTCGCCACCGAGCTAACCGATTTGTTTTTGCAAGTCAAAATCAATGGCGACATTCCACTGTTCAAAGGCATTATGAAACAAATGCTCGAGTGGGAGGAAGCCGATCCCGGTTCGGTGATCGATTGGGACTTTGTCAATGAGCATGCCGCAGGCTTAGATGATTTGTGTGCGGACCTTCGCAGTGCCGATTGGGATACTTTGGTGACTCGCAGCGGCGTGACTCGCGAATCGATGCGTCAAGCCGCTGATTGGGTTCGTGCGTCCGAACGAATCATCTTATGTTGGTGCTTGGGCGTGACCCAGCATACCAACGGAACCCAGAACGTTTGTGAAATGCTGAACCTGTTGCTGTTGCGTGGCGCGATCGGTAAACCTGGTGCGGGGCCGTGCTGTGTTCGCGGGCACAGCAACGTTCAAGGCGATCGCACCATGGGCGTCTGGGAACAGCCCAAGGACGCGTTATTAGATCGTTTGCAAGCGGTATTTGAGTTTGATCCGCCTCGCAAACACGGTTTTGATTCTCAGCGAGCCGCCATCGCGCTGCACCAAGGTGAACTCGATGTTTTTGTCTCCCTCGGAGGCAACTACTTAATGGCGTTGCCGGATACTCGCTATGCCGCCGAGGGGCTCGCAAGGACACGGCTCAATGTGCGTATCGGCACCAAGCTAAATCGTGCCGATCTCGTTGCCGGTGGGCAGTCGTTAATATTGCCTTGTTTGGGGCGAAGTGAACAAGACGTTCGACCGGCGAGTGACGGCACTCCGGCAAACAAACAATTCACCTCCACCGAAAATTCGATGGGAGTCATTCAATCCTCGCAGGGCAAATTGCCTGCGGCCTCTGCCGAGTTACGCAACGAGGTGGCGATTGTCTGTGAAATGGCTGCGGCCACGTTGGGCGATCGAGCCAATAACCCCTGGCAAGATTGGGCAAACGATTACGACTTGATTCGTGACGGCATTGCGGCCGTCATCGATGGATGTGAGAACTACAACGAAAAAGTTCGCCAGCCTGGCGGTTTTTACTTGCCCAACGCGGCTCGCGAGCGACAGTTCAATACCAGCACCGGAAAAGCAAATTTCACCATCAACCCGATCCCTCCGCAAACGATCCAACCGGGCCAGTTTGCGATGACGACGGTGCGCAGCCATGACCAATTCAACACCACAATTTATGGCAATCACGATCGCTATCGCGGCATTTTGAATGCCCGCCGAGTGGTGATGATGAACGGCGAGGACATGAATGAACGAGGGTTGCGTTCGCGTGACCCCGTTGCGGTTACCAGCCACCACGACGGAGCAACTCGCACGTTGCAGGACTTCCAAGTCGTCGAGTATCCGATCCCACGCCAATGTGTCGCGATGTACTTTCCCGAAGCGAATCCACTGATCCCAATGAACGCGACCGATGCATCGAGCAATTGCCCATCGTTCAAACACACCGTCGTGACGATTGAAAAGTGTTGA
- a CDS encoding nucleoside deaminase, which translates to MTSKTELQHLRRCVELATEALLAGDEPFGSVLVAADGTQLAEDRNRVGLGDPTRHPEFELARWAAANMTREARAAATVFTSAEHCPMCAAAHGWVGLGRIVYICSSQQLAAWLEALQAPAPPVRCLPIQELVPGVVVEGPIAALAEQVHELFRRFYGAT; encoded by the coding sequence ATGACGAGTAAGACCGAGTTGCAGCACCTGCGGCGCTGCGTGGAATTGGCGACCGAGGCGTTGCTGGCCGGGGACGAGCCGTTTGGTTCGGTGCTAGTCGCTGCCGATGGAACCCAGCTAGCCGAGGATCGCAACCGTGTCGGTTTGGGCGACCCGACACGTCATCCTGAGTTCGAATTGGCCCGCTGGGCCGCCGCCAACATGACGCGCGAGGCGCGTGCGGCCGCGACCGTGTTCACCTCCGCTGAGCACTGCCCGATGTGTGCCGCTGCGCATGGTTGGGTCGGCCTGGGCCGAATCGTATACATCTGCTCGTCCCAACAATTGGCCGCTTGGCTCGAAGCACTGCAGGCACCCGCACCGCCGGTCCGTTGCTTGCCGATCCAAGAGCTCGTCCCTGGCGTTGTGGTCGAAGGGCCGATCGCGGCGCTCGCAGAGCAGGTTCACGAGCTGTTCCGCCGATTCTACGGCGCCACCTGA
- a CDS encoding helix-turn-helix domain-containing protein, whose amino-acid sequence MEQNQLAVDRRAAAKMLGIGPTKLWQITYPRGPVPSFRVGRAVRYSVADLRAFVDDRRRETAERIAKDIGLMTAADLLEGGRP is encoded by the coding sequence GTGGAACAAAATCAATTGGCCGTCGATCGACGCGCGGCCGCCAAGATGCTGGGCATCGGTCCAACAAAGCTGTGGCAAATCACCTACCCCCGTGGTCCGGTACCGTCGTTTCGGGTTGGTCGTGCCGTGCGGTACTCGGTCGCTGACTTGCGGGCGTTTGTCGATGATCGCCGTCGTGAGACCGCTGAACGAATCGCCAAAGACATTGGCCTGATGACCGCCGCTGATTTGCTTGAGGGAGGCCGACCATGA